Genomic DNA from Manihot esculenta cultivar AM560-2 chromosome 15, M.esculenta_v8, whole genome shotgun sequence:
CACGTTTTcatttaattctaattttataGCTTGGTTTTGCTTTTACACTCAAAAACATACTAATTTAGTTTCTATTTTACTTATTAacctttttatcattattttaatattgattaaaattatttataaattgtttaagcaattttagtattatatttttataagggTTTGAACTATGATTCAACAAAATCTACTCTTCCctattattttattagataaTGCCAAAAGATGTTCCATAGTTTTCTAAAACCTATTCCTCACGTTCACAATTGGGCAAGTCTTGTCCAAAGAGTCTTAGCTttcaactttaaaaaaaaaaaaaattctattgtTATTAATTAGTGTACATTCAGAGGTTTCAGAGGCCAGTCAAATGAAGGAATAATATATAAACACATATGCGTTGAGCTAATGTAATGCGTGTGAAAACAATTGGCTAGTCAGCCAGCCAGCCACCCTACCTATCCCCCAAGGAATCGCCaccttttcccttttttttttttacctaatTTAGAGAAGACACGTCATACACATAAAAATTAGATGAATAGTGTttatatagaaataaaaattaagcgGATTTTCCAGGAGGTCTAAAACATCCTTGCCATATATATATTCGCAATCAGTTTGGGACTCTTACAAGCAGGTGTGCAAAGCCCAAAGTGTGATCTCTTTCTTTCTCCCGACCCCGTCCTTAAAGAACAAGGGTGTGAGTTTGTTTTGAAGATCAATGGAGGAACACGTCAAGAACAACAAACGTGGAGATGGCGATGTGGGTGGCGTTCCAATTCACAGCCAAGTCATGAAGATAAGGCAAGAATTCGAGAAGATCAAGCATCCGTCGCTGAAGCAAACAGAGATGAGACATGGTATATGGAAGATCACCAGGGAACGCTCGCGTTCCCCTCTGGGTTTAGCTGAGAGACCCATCTCTGTGGGCAACTAAAGGAACGTTTACCCACTATGGTGGAGAATTTTCTGCATAGCAGCAGATGATTATTAGGTCTAGGGTTCTTTTCCTTTGCTGTTCTTTATAGGTATATCACCTCTTCAGCCCCTGCCTCCAGTTGCTCTGTTTTTGGGGTTCACTGTACATGTATGTATCTTTGATCAAGGTAGGAATTATTTTTTCCTGCcatgttttcttcttcttctttttggttGTAACAAGAGAATCCATGGTGATTCACCCTCTTTACCAATTTTGACAGTTGTAACCTGGTAATCTGGTAAATCTCTCCACCTGAGTTTGCCTTTTGTTATTGTCTCTCCatataaatttatctttttgcgaaacatttttattttttttaatacatcgcgaaatagagaaaatatattttattcagTAACAATTCTACACATGTATTGGGCACTGCGCACACTAGAAAACAAAACCTGCAAAAACACTGCAAAGCCTATAGACGTCTTAATCTCTTTTAGCCGAAGAGTGGCCATCGAGGGAGATGTTATTTTAGGGAGCAATTTCTTTCTCTACCTAAGGAGGCGAGACAGTTTTAGAAATCTCACTTGCCCTGCAACAACGATATCTGGGCTTCAACGCAAAGGACCTCTCGCCAAACATCTCCTAACAAGAAGAAAACGCCGATCTTTTATCTTCCTCTGGACTTGGGCAACATTCTACTTTTCTCTGTGTTTCACCATCAAGACTTACGTTGCTGCTATGACTTGGATACAAGTGTCGGACACTGAACATATATAACATATGACAACTGAACGGATATACTAAACATCAGCAATATAACTAAATATATACATGCACAATGTTAGACGAAACGAAACAGAAttaacaaaaacttaaacaaaaTACATCAGCAGAACTGCTACACATGGTGTATGAATGTCAACTCATGCAATTAAATAAGTTAGTTTCTTATTGGAACTCCATCTCCCGTGTGATATATCCCGAAATGCCCTTGTAAGCATGGATAGAATTAAGCCACATATGTTTTCAGCGTTTGCCTTCAAGTTTCTTCCATGTCTATAGTTCAACTCCATGGCAGATGAACATGAAACAATCAGAAAACGCCCATTAACCACCAAGCAATTTCTAGCAATCCAACATAATCTCCCTTTGTTTGTGGAAAAATTCTTACCCGCATTAGAGTATTTATATACTCAACCAATCAAAAGTTACCCTTGGCACTTGCAGTTCATTTTTAGTCCACCTTCCAGAGTTTAGGAAAAGCAAAAGGATGCACTTCAAACAATCAATGCAAGCATAAGAAAAGATATTAAGTTATTAGAACAATCCATGTAATAGAACTTGATTATAATATCAAATAGAACAAATAATGATTGGAGAGGCATAGGCAATATGTCAAAATTTTCTAGGAAGTAGATAAATTATGGAGGGACGCATAGTAAATAGTGAGATTGTAACTGTAAGATCAACAAGATTCAGCAATTATAGTCAATCATAATAAAAAAGACTCCACTTCTATCACAAAATTAGGTTTGAGTAGTGGTCATGTCCTTTGCTCGCAATGACTTCACCCTATTAGTGAGATCTCTCATGACGTCTATAATTATGGATTTCTTCTGGATTCTGAATTGGATGGCCAATTCAGTTGTGGCTGAAACACCCTGTTTCAACAAGGATTCGTCTTCCATCATTCTCGTGGGGAAGTGTCCCAGTGCAATCACACATAGAGCAATAACAGTACGAAAAGCAGCCACTTCATTTGCAATTCCAAGAGGAGCATTAGCTGATAAAGATTTGAGAGTGTCCAAATCATGTTTTTCAACTGTTTCCATGTCACTTGCAAGCAGTACTCTGAGGGCAGCCAACAGGCGTCCCTCTATTAGTTCCTGACCTCCCAAGGTTACCTGTTACAAAAAGATAATATTCAAATTGCGCATATATAGTTTAAACTTTAAAGATCTGTTGAAGTATTCGTTATGATTATGACAGATGGAAAACTGGTATCAGCTTACAGCTCAAAGGGCTCTAGGGGTTCTTACACATGAATTCTAGATTTCAGTAATATCTGTTATTTCTATCTTTGTAAATCTAAAGAAGTATTGGAGAACTCATTCCATCATCTTCATGCAGTGTTACTTATTTTCACTTCCTATCAAATGCTCTTCCCTGAGACGACAGGAAAAATATCCATCAATAAGCTAAATGCCAGCTTCCTAATCCACAAGCCGATTTGGATTGCATACAACTTCAGACTTTGACCAAATTCCCAACAATTGCTGATAGCAGCATGAAGATCGCTGATAATGCTATTAAGATGCTTTGGAAGAAGGAAAAGCATATAACTTCAGAATTGGACCAAATTCCTAACAATCACTGATAGCACTTGAGGATTGCTGATAATGCTATAAGGTGCGTTGAAAGCAAATAGAAAGACATAAAAACTTAGAGCCATAGGATAATAAATGAATCCCTTTATCCAATGCATTGTACATAAACAGGGAGGAGTACTGGTCCCATACATATACAAAGTGAATGgttgaaaatgaaataaatgaTCATATTATTAAGAAGACGCACAAACCTTAAGAACAGGAGCTTCTCCATCCAAATTTAGCTGGCATAGAATTTGTTGTTGCCATGGAGTTGGGGAAGAGAAGTTAGGTGAAGATACCCCAGCAGCAATACTTGCAGCATCAAGAAGAGCTCCATCATATCTGAGCTCAATGCAGTCATAAGGGTTTGAAGGTATCACAAATCCATAAtccaataggaaaagatcattgTTTAAACATCCATAATTAAGTAGTATAAGATCTTCTTGTTTAACTGATGTCTCTGCCACAACCTGGCATGATAGAGTGTTCTTGTGAATTTCAACAGCAAACTTCATAGTGATTACTTCTCTTTAATCCAAAAGAAAGTATAACATATTGAAAAGTAAAACAAATTGGGATAAGTTACCTTTATAAGCATTTTTTCGTTACTTGGATCTTGTTCTTGCAAAATTTGTGCGTTTGGATTGAAGCTATGATTGCACATATCAATGATAGGAAGCATCATGGGGACATCATTATGAGTTCCGTCAGGGAGCTTTTTCCCATACAGACGGAATGCTCGAGATGAGACTGCTGACATTGCCCATCCAAGTGAGGATGCATCTACTTCTTGGCCCCCATAAGGGTCATCAATTGGTTTCAAATTTTCAATACTGCGTTTGACTTCTTGCTCAAAATCAAGAAGAAACCTACATCTTTTATTTACCTGGTACAGAAAAAGATCTCCTTGTTACATTCAATGCTAACTACACAATTTAGAAAGTCAAATAAGGGTGGGCATGTAAACACTCCAACAAGCTGCAACAAAAGAATCCAATGCAGGAACACAATGTGGGGAATTTGACCTTATGAAACTACAGAAGAGCCTATAATTGTTCTTGT
This window encodes:
- the LOC110602399 gene encoding actin-histidine N-methyltransferase — translated: MAASKMVMASLIHRRPLTCAAAVTASYPSRLVPHPPDLIKWVRREGGFVHEAVKISQEGNNGFGLIASQAIPKGSELIVLPDHIPLKFGPLEYENADGATSVLINLAQKVPEELWAMKLGLKLLQERAKVGSFWWPYISNLPETYSVPIFFPGEDIKNLQYAPLLHQVNKRCRFLLDFEQEVKRSIENLKPIDDPYGGQEVDASSLGWAMSAVSSRAFRLYGKKLPDGTHNDVPMMLPIIDMCNHSFNPNAQILQEQDPSNEKMLIKVVAETSVKQEDLILLNYGCLNNDLFLLDYGFVIPSNPYDCIELRYDGALLDAASIAAGVSSPNFSSPTPWQQQILCQLNLDGEAPVLKVTLGGQELIEGRLLAALRVLLASDMETVEKHDLDTLKSLSANAPLGIANEVAAFRTVIALCVIALGHFPTRMMEDESLLKQGVSATTELAIQFRIQKKSIIIDVMRDLTNRVKSLRAKDMTTTQT